A region of Gracilinanus agilis isolate LMUSP501 chromosome 3, AgileGrace, whole genome shotgun sequence DNA encodes the following proteins:
- the LOC123240772 gene encoding olfactory receptor 10C1-like, with product MTNCSTVPGFILQGFSVIPEVQTFSATIFLFIYIFSVLGNISIITAVNLDSHLHTPMYFFLKHLSLIDMCSTSTTLPRALFAALAGAEVISLPGCASQLFVFVFCGATECFIITIMAYDRCLAIYQPLTYGVTMTQQLCCTLVCVAWVCGLLFSSFHTANTFTLSFCDPTVEHFFCDIPPLLRLACTDPQNHERAGFLVSGCVIMSCFALTVLSYIRILVTVAHIRSAEGRQKAFSTCSSHLITVVLFYGTGSSAYMRPANGYSPLQGRLAAIFYSILTPTLNPIIYSMRNRDMKAALRKLFCIHGP from the coding sequence ATGACTAACTGTTCCACAGTTCCTGGATTCATTCTCCAGGGCTTCTCAGTCATTCCTGAAGTGCAGACTTTTAGTGCTACTATCTTCCTCTTTATCTACATATTCTCTGTGCTTGGAAACATCTCCATCATCACAGCAGTAAATCTGGATTCTCATCTGCACACACCAATGTACTTTTTCCTCAAGCATCTATCATTGATTGATATGTGCTCCACCTCTACTACACTTCCCCGGGCACTCTTTGCTGCCCTGGCTGGTGCAGAAGTCATCTCTCTCCCAGGATGTGCATCTcaactttttgtttttgtcttctgtGGTGCCACTGAGTGCTTCATCATTACCATCATGGCCTATGACCGCTGTCTGGCCATCTACCAGCCTTTGACCTATGGAGTCACCATGACCCAACAGCTCTGCTGTACACTGGTTTGTGTGGCCTGGGTATGTGGGctgctcttttcctccttccacaCAGCCAATACCTTCACCCTCTCTTTCTGTGATCCCACTGTGGAACATTTCTTCTGTGACATCCCACCACTCTTACGATTGGCATGCACTGATCCTCAAAATCATGAAAGAGCTGGTTTTCTTGTTAGTGGCTGTGTCATCATGAGCTGCTTTGCACTCACTGTCCTTTCCTATATCCGAATCCTAGTCACTGTGGCCCATATCCGGTCAGCAGAAGGCCGCCAGAAAGCCTTTTCCACCTGTTCCTCCCACCTCATCACAGTAGTCCTCTTTTATGGGACTGGCAGTTCAGCTTACATGCGGCCTGCTAATGGCTATTCCCCACTTCAGGGGCGCCTTGCTGCCATATTTTACTCCATCCTCACCCCTACTCTGAACCCTATTATCTATAGTATGAGGAACAGAGATATGAAGGCAGCCCTACGGAAACTGTTTTGCATTCATGGACCATAA